The following are encoded together in the Methylorubrum sp. B1-46 genome:
- a CDS encoding flagellar motor switch protein FliG produces the protein MASSSLASSPVASDVVPAGAATARAVTARRLEPVDQVAALLLAMGKPAAGRLIKYFEPDELKRITRSASNLGAVSPEQLDTVVEHFSAEFSAGNSLIGTANEVEKLLSGLLPADQIADILADVRGNATRSVWERLGTVQESVLASYLVKEHPQTAALILSKVKPATAAKVMGHLPAPLRNTVMRRMLSFKPIVDDVLHAIEKTLHEDFMINGARNSGADTHAKMADIINKMERQQMDDALTSLGESRPKSVEILKGLLFTFDDIVKLAPRARTTLFDAVPNDRLVLALKGTDAEFRTTVLSALSARVRRMVEHELNGGEPAAQRDVMEARRSITDMAMDMAGRGEIEINPGGEDDALIR, from the coding sequence TTGGCATCGAGTTCTTTGGCATCCAGCCCCGTCGCTTCGGACGTCGTCCCGGCGGGCGCCGCGACCGCCCGCGCGGTGACGGCCCGGCGGCTCGAACCCGTCGATCAGGTCGCGGCGCTGCTGCTCGCCATGGGCAAGCCCGCGGCCGGGCGGCTCATCAAGTATTTCGAGCCGGACGAGCTCAAACGCATCACCCGCTCGGCCTCGAACCTCGGCGCCGTCAGCCCCGAGCAACTCGACACGGTGGTCGAGCATTTCTCCGCCGAGTTCTCCGCCGGCAACAGCCTGATCGGCACCGCCAACGAGGTCGAGAAGCTGCTCAGCGGCCTGCTCCCGGCCGACCAGATCGCCGACATCCTCGCCGACGTGCGCGGCAACGCCACCCGCTCGGTCTGGGAGCGGCTCGGCACCGTGCAGGAGAGCGTGCTGGCGAGCTACCTCGTCAAGGAGCATCCCCAGACCGCGGCGCTGATCCTCTCCAAGGTGAAGCCCGCCACCGCCGCCAAGGTGATGGGCCATCTGCCCGCGCCGTTGCGCAACACGGTGATGCGGCGGATGCTGAGCTTCAAGCCGATCGTCGACGACGTGCTGCACGCGATCGAGAAGACGCTGCACGAAGACTTCATGATCAACGGCGCGCGCAACTCCGGCGCCGACACGCACGCCAAGATGGCCGACATCATCAACAAGATGGAGCGCCAGCAGATGGACGACGCGCTCACCAGCCTCGGCGAGTCGCGTCCGAAGTCGGTCGAGATCCTGAAGGGTCTGCTCTTCACCTTCGACGACATCGTCAAGCTGGCGCCGCGCGCCCGCACCACCCTGTTCGACGCCGTGCCCAACGACCGTCTGGTGTTGGCCCTGAAGGGGACCGACGCGGAGTTCCGCACCACGGTGCTCAGCGCTCTCTCGGCGCGCGTGCGCCGCATGGTCGAGCACGAGCTGAACGGCGGCGAGCCGGCGGCGCAGCGCGACGTCATGGAGGCGCGCCGCTCCATCACGGACATGGCCATGGACATGGCCGGGCGCGGGGAGATCGAGATCAATCCGGGAGGCGAGGATGACGCGCTCATCCGCTGA
- a CDS encoding transglycosylase SLT domain-containing protein, protein MRRILAGAITAACISSAAGPNAATAHSTAAEGAAEAASAQTSAMGGDARGSSKRPPMAGASRVCERQMAQAAAKHGVPLGMLYAVGLTESGNRGSLQPYAMNIGGKAYFGSTAADVVQRLTQAQQEGVRLVDLGCMQINHHYHRAKFASLEAMIDPAQNVEYATRFLKELKEREGSWTLAVARYHAGPNNNPAQKLYVCRVITNMVASGFGNWTPGAKAFCQ, encoded by the coding sequence ATGAGACGGATTCTCGCGGGCGCGATCACGGCAGCCTGTATCTCTAGCGCGGCCGGCCCGAATGCGGCGACCGCGCATTCCACCGCCGCCGAGGGCGCAGCAGAGGCCGCCTCCGCGCAGACGAGCGCGATGGGCGGCGACGCGAGGGGCAGTTCCAAACGTCCCCCGATGGCCGGCGCCTCCCGCGTCTGCGAGCGCCAGATGGCGCAGGCGGCCGCGAAACACGGCGTTCCGCTCGGCATGCTCTACGCGGTCGGGCTGACGGAGAGCGGCAATCGCGGCTCGCTCCAGCCCTACGCCATGAACATCGGGGGCAAGGCCTATTTCGGCAGCACTGCGGCGGACGTGGTGCAGCGTCTGACCCAGGCGCAGCAGGAGGGCGTGCGCCTCGTCGATCTCGGCTGCATGCAGATCAACCACCACTATCACCGGGCGAAGTTCGCCTCGCTGGAGGCGATGATCGACCCGGCCCAGAACGTCGAGTACGCGACCCGCTTCCTGAAGGAACTGAAGGAGCGCGAGGGAAGCTGGACGCTGGCGGTCGCCCGCTATCATGCCGGGCCCAACAACAACCCGGCGCAGAAGCTCTATGTCTGCCGGGTCATCACCAACATGGTCGCCTCCGGCTTCGGCAACTGGACGCCGGGTGCGAAGGCATTCTGCCAGTAG
- the motA gene encoding flagellar motor stator protein MotA, with protein sequence MGILVGLVIAIGCMLGGFVAMGGHLIVIWQPWEFVIIFGMAAGTFVIANPMKTVMDSGKATMEAFTNKGPKRQDFLSLLGLLHALMRELKTKPRNEVETHFDDPANSEIFKNYPEVTKDQDLVLFICDYCRLILIGNARSHEIEALMEEEIGTHKKYKLKPYAAINTVAEALPALGIVAAVLGIVKAMGALDQSPQILGGLIGAALVGTFIGVFASYGMLAPLAVKIKGVREKQCSVYTIVKQSLIAYMNGALPQVAIEHGRKGIAGSDRPTIDEVESATVPGARAEPAAA encoded by the coding sequence ATGGGAATCCTCGTCGGCCTCGTCATCGCGATCGGCTGCATGCTCGGCGGCTTCGTCGCCATGGGCGGGCATCTGATCGTGATCTGGCAGCCCTGGGAGTTCGTCATCATCTTCGGCATGGCAGCCGGCACCTTCGTCATCGCCAACCCGATGAAGACCGTGATGGATTCCGGCAAGGCGACGATGGAGGCCTTCACCAACAAGGGGCCGAAGCGCCAGGACTTCCTCTCGCTGCTGGGACTTCTGCACGCCCTGATGCGCGAGTTGAAGACCAAGCCGCGCAATGAGGTCGAGACGCATTTCGATGATCCGGCCAATTCCGAGATCTTCAAGAACTATCCCGAGGTGACCAAGGACCAGGATCTGGTCTTGTTCATCTGCGACTATTGCCGCCTGATCCTCATCGGCAACGCCCGCTCGCACGAGATCGAGGCGCTGATGGAGGAGGAGATCGGCACGCACAAGAAGTACAAGCTCAAGCCCTATGCCGCGATCAACACCGTGGCGGAGGCGCTGCCGGCGCTCGGCATCGTCGCGGCGGTGCTCGGCATCGTGAAGGCGATGGGCGCGCTGGACCAGTCGCCGCAGATCCTCGGCGGTCTGATCGGCGCCGCGCTGGTCGGCACCTTCATCGGCGTGTTCGCCTCCTACGGGATGCTCGCCCCGCTCGCCGTGAAGATCAAGGGCGTGCGCGAGAAGCAGTGCAGCGTCTACACCATCGTGAAGCAGAGCCTGATCGCCTACATGAACGGCGCGCTGCCCCAGGTCGCGATCGAGCACGGCCGCAAGGGCATCGCCGGCTCCGACCGCCCGACCATCGACGAGGTCGAGAGCGCCACCGTGCCGGGCGCCCGCGCCGAACCGGCCGCGGCGTAA
- a CDS encoding response regulator transcription factor: MYFLVDPRDTVNAGYKASFEREGVSSFALMPEEFLGWLQAASRSDLEAIQGFLLGDFEERAKCASVIRKQSQAPIIALADLRSLEQTVELLEAGIDDVLPKPVHVREILARSEAIWRRVNGAVPQGEPEGASASEAKASDRLKVFHDGRDPEIDGVPLSLPRRERHILEYLVRNRGRRLTKTQVFNVVYGVYSNGVEESVIEGHVSKLRRKLTERLGHDPIEAKRYMGYTYIG; this comes from the coding sequence ATGTATTTTCTGGTCGATCCGCGCGACACCGTGAACGCGGGTTACAAGGCCAGCTTCGAGCGCGAAGGGGTCTCCTCGTTCGCGCTCATGCCCGAGGAGTTCCTGGGCTGGCTCCAGGCGGCCTCCCGCAGCGACCTCGAAGCAATTCAGGGCTTCCTCCTCGGTGATTTCGAGGAGCGGGCGAAATGCGCGAGCGTGATCCGCAAGCAGTCCCAAGCCCCGATCATCGCACTGGCCGACCTGCGCTCCCTGGAGCAGACCGTCGAACTCCTGGAGGCCGGCATCGACGACGTGCTGCCCAAGCCCGTGCATGTCCGCGAGATCCTGGCCCGGTCCGAGGCGATCTGGCGCCGGGTCAACGGCGCCGTCCCGCAGGGCGAGCCGGAGGGCGCGAGCGCGAGCGAGGCCAAGGCGTCCGACCGGCTCAAGGTCTTCCACGACGGGCGCGATCCCGAGATCGACGGCGTGCCGCTCTCCCTGCCGCGTCGGGAGCGGCATATCCTCGAATACCTCGTGCGCAACCGCGGGCGCCGGCTCACCAAGACCCAGGTCTTCAACGTGGTCTACGGCGTCTACAGCAACGGCGTCGAGGAGAGCGTGATCGAGGGCCATGTGAGCAAGCTGCGCCGGAAGCTCACCGAGCGGCTCGGCCACGACCCGATCGAGGCCAAGCGCTACATGGGCTACACCTACATCGGCTGA
- a CDS encoding flagellar motor switch protein FliM, with protein sequence MDETQTFDTVPETESAPVLPPFVTATKPAADIRTRIQEAGGLSLDRLPMLSVVFDRLATACSDAAKHLAASSTFYSLSGVESGRFGEFLDTYDANAVVGIFHAPGWDGHVLVGLDRDFIYTMTEVLFGSDGSEPPVEDERTFSAIELRIAQMVFEQVGKALESSFGLVSQTSFRLERTETRMEFAVIGRRSNKAVQAKFLLQALNRGGEMFLIIPQTVLNPLRPALGKVLTGESSARDPRWAEQIAAEVQKTAVRLRAVLEERHLTLGEIAGLKVGQVLTLDATPATRVKLEGNDRPLFWCRAGQSQGAYVLRVEDAISPEKEGAHGLLG encoded by the coding sequence ATGGACGAGACCCAGACCTTCGACACCGTGCCCGAGACCGAGTCTGCCCCGGTCCTCCCGCCCTTCGTCACGGCGACCAAGCCCGCGGCCGACATCCGCACCCGCATCCAGGAGGCCGGCGGCCTGTCGCTCGACCGGCTGCCGATGCTCAGCGTGGTGTTCGACCGCCTCGCCACCGCCTGCAGTGACGCGGCCAAGCATCTCGCTGCCTCCTCGACCTTCTACTCCCTGAGCGGGGTCGAGAGCGGGCGCTTCGGCGAGTTCCTTGATACCTACGATGCCAACGCGGTGGTCGGCATCTTCCACGCGCCGGGCTGGGACGGGCACGTTCTCGTCGGGCTCGACCGCGACTTCATCTACACCATGACCGAGGTGCTGTTCGGCTCCGACGGCTCCGAGCCGCCGGTGGAGGACGAGCGCACCTTCTCCGCGATCGAATTGCGCATCGCGCAGATGGTGTTCGAGCAGGTCGGCAAGGCGCTGGAATCCTCGTTCGGCCTCGTCTCTCAGACGAGCTTCCGCCTGGAGCGCACCGAGACCCGGATGGAGTTCGCGGTGATCGGCCGGCGCTCGAACAAGGCGGTGCAGGCCAAGTTCCTGCTCCAGGCGCTCAACCGCGGCGGCGAGATGTTCCTCATCATTCCGCAGACGGTGCTGAATCCGCTGCGCCCGGCGCTCGGCAAGGTGCTGACCGGCGAGTCCTCGGCCCGCGATCCGCGCTGGGCCGAGCAGATCGCGGCGGAGGTGCAGAAGACGGCCGTGCGCCTGCGCGCCGTTCTCGAGGAGCGTCACCTGACGCTCGGTGAGATCGCGGGGCTCAAGGTCGGGCAGGTGCTGACCCTGGATGCGACCCCCGCGACGCGGGTCAAGCTCGAAGGCAACGACCGGCCGCTGTTCTGGTGCCGGGCCGGGCAGTCGCAGGGTGCCTACGTCCTGCGGGTCGAGGACGCGATCAGTCCGGAGAAGGAGGGCGCCCATGGGCTCCTTGGTTGA
- a CDS encoding flagellar hook-length control protein FliK, whose protein sequence is MRSLDTLLPMRPKAEAGRAPTGEDPRTGGASDFESMLGALENETAPSGEAPSDATEAGADGPPALPADAPVATAPGSALQALMALTGPAAGPVPPATPEAGLEAMVQRAAARAGSGPSPLPTAPALSISQVGLETHFAPVRPGLVAPATGSGPVANGTIASPVLPETGGVDADVSPSIVRDDAPRLSSPSIAPAPAAAVSEPPVAGPDRSSLAALRGAVHDLAAGSDDAVPAQGSPAPSRQAAVEQPSASTVTPAATRPAPAITAPPGVPATAAAAATQQPTSLDEGQNRAAGAAAVSAAPAHRSAGTARGPAAAPDALGGPAGRGRTVSRGDRPEPAGAAASAPPAEGLSRGDLPEPAAVAQAGATQPVHRDPEPVRQQPDGLARPETPAERAAASVTRAKSDAEVGTDAASGGTSTGAPRSEMPAEPVLQAGAPAPVPAAPLRQIVDAVTAQLPAAVSAAQTRPSTAPTETGPLKILTLQLHPADLGTVLVRMRLQDGRLEMSLRTSREETAERLRKEGDLLSGLLREAGYEADTVTIQAGGAGPGESGSRGQGFATFARSQGGQPDRQPGAATPDQSGRRPSPRADEAAMPTEEQNHETDSRGRDHGSLYL, encoded by the coding sequence ATGCGGTCCCTCGACACCCTCCTCCCGATGCGGCCGAAGGCCGAGGCCGGCCGCGCGCCTACCGGCGAGGATCCGCGCACAGGCGGCGCTTCCGATTTCGAGTCCATGCTCGGGGCGCTCGAGAACGAGACCGCGCCGTCCGGAGAGGCTCCGTCGGACGCCACTGAGGCCGGTGCGGACGGCCCGCCCGCGCTGCCCGCCGATGCGCCGGTTGCGACCGCGCCCGGCTCGGCCCTGCAAGCCTTGATGGCGCTCACCGGTCCCGCCGCCGGGCCGGTTCCCCCCGCCACCCCGGAGGCTGGCCTTGAAGCGATGGTGCAGCGGGCCGCGGCGCGGGCCGGCTCCGGGCCGAGCCCACTCCCCACGGCGCCGGCCCTGTCGATCTCCCAGGTCGGATTAGAGACGCATTTCGCGCCCGTTCGGCCCGGTCTGGTCGCGCCAGCCACGGGATCCGGGCCGGTTGCGAACGGAACCATCGCGTCGCCGGTCCTCCCGGAGACCGGCGGTGTCGACGCCGACGTTTCGCCCTCGATCGTGCGGGACGACGCGCCCCGGCTTTCGTCCCCTTCGATCGCTCCGGCTCCGGCCGCAGCGGTGTCCGAGCCGCCCGTCGCCGGGCCGGATCGATCGTCGCTCGCGGCGCTGCGCGGCGCTGTCCATGATCTCGCCGCCGGAAGCGATGACGCGGTCCCTGCTCAGGGCAGTCCCGCACCGTCCAGGCAAGCGGCCGTCGAGCAGCCATCCGCCTCGACGGTCACCCCAGCCGCGACGCGGCCGGCGCCCGCCATCACAGCACCGCCCGGAGTACCGGCGACGGCCGCCGCTGCAGCGACACAGCAGCCGACGTCACTCGATGAAGGCCAGAACCGGGCCGCGGGCGCGGCTGCCGTGTCGGCAGCGCCTGCGCACCGATCCGCCGGCACGGCGCGGGGGCCCGCCGCCGCACCCGATGCCCTCGGGGGGCCTGCAGGCCGCGGACGCACCGTGTCCCGCGGCGACCGGCCAGAACCAGCCGGTGCCGCGGCGTCGGCGCCGCCCGCCGAGGGCCTCAGCCGTGGCGATCTCCCCGAGCCGGCCGCTGTGGCCCAGGCCGGTGCGACGCAACCGGTCCACCGCGATCCGGAGCCGGTGCGGCAGCAGCCGGACGGCCTCGCGCGTCCTGAAACGCCCGCGGAACGTGCCGCCGCGTCGGTGACGCGCGCGAAGAGCGATGCGGAGGTTGGCACGGACGCCGCGAGCGGCGGGACTTCGACCGGGGCGCCGCGTTCGGAGATGCCGGCCGAACCGGTCCTGCAAGCGGGCGCGCCGGCTCCGGTGCCGGCCGCGCCGCTGCGCCAGATCGTCGATGCGGTCACCGCCCAATTGCCCGCGGCGGTCTCCGCTGCGCAAACCCGCCCGTCGACGGCCCCGACCGAGACCGGGCCGCTGAAGATCCTGACGCTCCAACTCCATCCGGCCGATCTGGGCACGGTGCTGGTGCGGATGCGCTTGCAGGACGGGCGGCTGGAGATGAGCCTGCGCACGAGCCGAGAAGAAACCGCCGAGCGCCTGCGCAAGGAGGGTGACCTGCTCTCCGGTCTGCTGCGGGAGGCCGGCTACGAGGCCGATACCGTGACAATCCAGGCAGGCGGCGCCGGGCCCGGTGAATCCGGATCGCGCGGCCAGGGCTTTGCCACCTTCGCCAGATCGCAGGGCGGGCAGCCTGACAGACAGCCGGGCGCGGCGACGCCCGATCAATCGGGCCGGCGCCCGTCCCCTCGCGCGGACGAGGCCGCCATGCCCACCGAGGAGCAGAACCATGAGACGGATTCTCGCGGGCGCGATCACGGCAGCCTGTATCTCTAG
- a CDS encoding PepSY domain-containing protein → MNTRKTALTATLIAGLAAAPALADTPGKDWMPIDQVLTKLTEAGYGSVRSIEADDGVWKAKASRDGRAVKVRLDPQTGAIVEKAGKASDD, encoded by the coding sequence GTGAACACCCGCAAGACCGCGCTCACTGCCACCCTGATCGCCGGCCTCGCCGCCGCACCGGCCCTGGCCGACACGCCCGGAAAGGACTGGATGCCGATCGATCAGGTCCTGACCAAGCTGACCGAGGCCGGCTACGGCTCGGTGCGCAGCATCGAGGCCGATGACGGCGTGTGGAAGGCGAAGGCCAGCCGCGACGGCCGAGCCGTCAAGGTTCGGCTCGATCCGCAGACCGGCGCCATCGTCGAAAAAGCCGGCAAGGCGAGCGACGATTGA
- the hslU gene encoding ATP-dependent protease ATPase subunit HslU: MTTFSPREIVSELDRFIVGQKDAKRAVAIALRNRWRRQQLKGPLRDEVAPKNILMIGPTGCGKTEIARRLARLAGAPFLKIEATKFTEVGYVGRDVEQIVRDLVEVGIGLTREEKRKAVKAKAEAAAESRILDALVGPTASQTTRESFRKKLRNSELDDKEVEIELAPSGSQGMPMFEIPGMPGASMGAINISDMLGKALGGQRGKPRRMTVADAYAPLIAEESDKLVDDDALTRDAIREVEDNGIVFLDEIDKICAREGRSGADVSREGVQRDLLPLIEGTTVATKHGPVKTDHILFIASGAFHVSKPSDLLPELQGRLPIRVELQPLTVDDFKQILTSTEASLIKQTVALMETEGVTLDFTEDAIDALARVAVEVNGSVENIGARRLQTVLERVIDEISFTATDRSGETVPIDAAYVRERVADLAANTDLSRFIL; this comes from the coding sequence ATGACCACCTTCTCTCCCCGCGAGATCGTCTCCGAGCTCGATCGCTTCATCGTCGGCCAGAAGGACGCCAAGCGCGCCGTCGCCATCGCGCTGCGCAACCGCTGGCGGCGCCAGCAGCTGAAGGGTCCGCTGCGGGACGAGGTGGCGCCCAAGAACATCCTGATGATCGGCCCGACCGGCTGCGGCAAGACGGAGATCGCCCGCCGCCTCGCGCGGCTGGCCGGCGCGCCCTTCCTCAAGATCGAGGCGACCAAGTTCACCGAGGTCGGCTATGTCGGCCGGGACGTCGAGCAGATCGTGCGCGATCTCGTGGAGGTCGGCATCGGCCTGACCCGGGAGGAGAAGCGCAAGGCGGTCAAGGCCAAGGCGGAGGCGGCGGCCGAGTCCCGCATCCTCGACGCGCTGGTGGGCCCGACCGCGAGCCAGACGACCCGCGAGAGCTTCCGCAAGAAGCTGCGCAACAGCGAACTCGACGACAAGGAAGTGGAGATCGAACTCGCACCCAGCGGCTCGCAGGGCATGCCGATGTTCGAGATCCCCGGCATGCCCGGCGCGTCCATGGGCGCGATCAACATCTCGGACATGCTCGGCAAGGCGCTCGGCGGCCAGCGCGGCAAGCCGCGCCGCATGACGGTCGCCGACGCCTACGCGCCGCTGATCGCCGAGGAGAGCGACAAGCTCGTGGACGACGACGCCCTCACCCGCGATGCGATCCGCGAGGTCGAGGACAACGGCATCGTCTTCCTCGACGAGATCGACAAGATCTGCGCCCGCGAGGGCCGCTCCGGCGCCGACGTCTCCCGCGAGGGCGTACAGCGCGATCTGCTGCCGCTCATCGAGGGCACCACGGTGGCGACGAAGCACGGGCCGGTGAAGACCGACCACATCCTGTTCATCGCATCCGGCGCCTTCCACGTCTCGAAGCCCTCGGATCTGCTGCCCGAGTTGCAGGGCCGCCTGCCGATCCGCGTCGAGCTGCAGCCGCTGACCGTCGACGATTTCAAGCAGATCCTGACCAGTACCGAGGCGAGCCTGATCAAGCAGACGGTGGCGCTGATGGAGACCGAGGGCGTCACCCTCGACTTTACCGAGGACGCTATCGACGCGCTCGCCCGCGTCGCCGTGGAGGTGAACGGCTCGGTGGAGAATATCGGCGCACGCCGCCTCCAAACCGTGCTGGAGCGGGTGATCGACGAGATCTCGTTCACCGCCACCGACCGCTCCGGCGAGACCGTGCCGATCGATGCGGCTTACGTCCGCGAGCGGGTGGCGGATCTCGCCGCCAATACGGATCTCAGCCGCTTCATCCTCTGA
- the hslV gene encoding ATP-dependent protease subunit HslV, which produces MAQTDDRLPQMHATTILMVRKGGRVVIGGDGQVSLGQTIVKGNARKVRRLAKGSVIGGFAGATADAFTLFERLEAKLEQYPGQLTRACVELTKDWRTDRYLRRLEAMMLVADRDVSLLLSGSGDVLEPETGVMAIGSGGNFALSAARALEDGDLDAEAIVRKAMKIAAEICVYTNGNLVIEALDAG; this is translated from the coding sequence TTGGCCCAGACCGACGACCGCCTGCCGCAGATGCACGCCACGACGATCCTGATGGTCCGCAAAGGGGGCCGGGTGGTGATCGGCGGCGACGGACAGGTCAGCCTCGGGCAGACCATCGTGAAGGGCAATGCCCGCAAGGTCCGGCGGCTGGCCAAGGGCAGCGTGATTGGCGGCTTCGCGGGTGCGACGGCCGACGCCTTCACCCTGTTCGAGCGGCTGGAGGCCAAACTGGAGCAGTATCCCGGCCAGCTCACCCGCGCCTGCGTCGAACTCACCAAGGACTGGCGCACGGACCGCTACCTCCGCCGCCTGGAGGCGATGATGCTGGTGGCCGATCGTGATGTGAGCCTGCTGCTCTCCGGTTCCGGCGACGTGCTGGAGCCGGAGACCGGCGTCATGGCGATCGGGTCGGGCGGCAACTTCGCCCTCTCGGCCGCCCGAGCGCTGGAGGACGGCGATCTCGACGCCGAGGCGATCGTGCGCAAGGCGATGAAGATCGCCGCCGAGATCTGCGTCTACACCAACGGCAATCTCGTGATCGAAGCCCTCGACGCGGGCTGA
- the flhB gene encoding flagellar biosynthesis protein FlhB: MAGDEDKESKTEAATERRVREAIEKGDIPFSREAPVFASTLGLLIALALFARGQAAQLAGDFAPILDDPRGFSLETGGDAMLLLSRVAMAAGRFLLPILLILAVCSLAASLLQNLPRLVVDRITPKWSRVSPMAGFSRIFGTSGQVEFLKSVVKFLAVSVVALLLLRSERTRAVNAMFVDPSQLPELILTVSIRLVSAVAIATIVIVAGDLVWARLRWQRSLRMSRQDIKDEHKQTEGDPSVKARLRSLAQDRARNRMLANVDRATVIIANPTHFAVALRYEPSENPAPLVLAKGQDLIALRIRAIAEEKGIAVIEDKPLARSLYDAVQVDQTIPAEFYRAVAQILFFLFARAR; the protein is encoded by the coding sequence GTGGCAGGGGACGAGGACAAGGAGAGCAAGACCGAAGCTGCCACCGAGCGGCGCGTCCGCGAAGCGATCGAGAAGGGCGACATCCCGTTCTCGCGCGAGGCGCCGGTCTTCGCCTCGACGCTGGGCCTGCTGATCGCGCTCGCCCTGTTCGCGCGCGGGCAGGCGGCGCAGCTCGCGGGCGATTTCGCGCCGATCCTCGACGATCCGCGCGGATTCTCCCTGGAGACCGGCGGCGACGCGATGCTGCTCCTGAGCCGCGTGGCGATGGCGGCGGGCCGTTTCCTCCTGCCGATCCTGCTGATCCTGGCGGTGTGCAGCCTCGCGGCCTCGCTGCTGCAAAACCTGCCGCGCCTCGTCGTCGATCGGATCACGCCGAAATGGTCGCGGGTCTCGCCGATGGCGGGCTTCTCGCGGATCTTCGGAACTTCGGGTCAAGTCGAGTTCCTGAAATCCGTCGTTAAATTCCTTGCGGTCAGTGTCGTCGCCCTTCTGCTCCTCCGCTCGGAGCGGACAAGAGCCGTGAACGCCATGTTCGTCGATCCGAGCCAATTGCCCGAACTGATCCTGACGGTCTCGATCCGGCTCGTCTCGGCGGTGGCCATCGCCACCATCGTGATCGTGGCAGGCGACCTCGTCTGGGCCCGCCTGCGCTGGCAGCGCTCGCTCAGGATGTCGCGCCAAGACATCAAGGACGAGCACAAGCAGACCGAGGGCGACCCTTCGGTCAAGGCGCGGCTGCGCTCGCTCGCACAGGACCGTGCCCGCAACCGGATGCTCGCCAACGTCGATCGCGCGACCGTGATCATCGCCAATCCGACCCATTTCGCGGTGGCGCTGCGCTACGAGCCCTCCGAGAACCCGGCCCCCCTCGTCCTCGCCAAGGGGCAGGATCTCATCGCCCTGCGGATCCGCGCGATCGCCGAGGAAAAAGGCATCGCCGTGATCGAGGACAAGCCTCTCGCAAGGTCGCTGTACGATGCTGTGCAGGTCGATCAGACGATTCCAGCAGAATTTTACCGCGCCGTGGCGCAGATCCTTTTCTTCCTTTTCGCGAGAGCCCGATGA
- the fliN gene encoding flagellar motor switch protein FliN produces MSSTPFPDTDLAGTEPRVGDGRNLDSILRIPVLMQVVLGSATMPVADLMKLGRGAVVPLDHRVGEPVDVMVNGRVIARGEIVIVEEDNSRFGVSLTEVVGPSAADPNA; encoded by the coding sequence ATGAGCAGCACCCCCTTCCCCGACACCGATCTCGCCGGCACCGAGCCCCGCGTCGGCGACGGGCGCAACCTCGATTCGATCCTGCGCATCCCGGTGCTGATGCAGGTGGTGCTGGGCTCCGCGACGATGCCGGTGGCCGACCTGATGAAGCTCGGGCGCGGTGCCGTCGTCCCCCTCGATCACCGTGTCGGCGAGCCGGTGGACGTGATGGTCAACGGCCGCGTCATCGCCCGCGGCGAGATCGTGATCGTCGAGGAGGACAACTCCCGGTTCGGGGTGTCGCTGACCGAAGTGGTCGGCCCCTCCGCCGCCGACCCGAACGCCTGA